A single window of Candidatus Deferrimicrobium borealis DNA harbors:
- a CDS encoding ABC transporter substrate-binding protein, with amino-acid sequence MARKIGLFVLALTMVGAMCGAALAADTLADVKKKGVLVAGVKDSLPPFGSVDPNTKEFVGYDIDFVKYIAKKLGVKVEYKPVSSANRMPMLMESRIDLIAATMTKNPERAKQIDFSYTYFLTGQKFLTKKGTVKSLKDLEGQKIATAKGSTSEQNVAKAVPSATVLSFDDYPQGVLALQQGKAIAVTTDESILAGQLGKLEKNPATKGQYEIPEFAISEEPYGIGMRKGDTNFVKFVNDTILEMEKNGEAAKIFEKWFGPNSDSPIARGNFKITADKRGTE; translated from the coding sequence ATGGCAAGGAAAATCGGGCTGTTCGTTCTGGCGCTGACGATGGTCGGCGCGATGTGCGGCGCGGCGCTGGCGGCCGACACGCTGGCGGACGTGAAGAAGAAGGGCGTGCTGGTGGCGGGCGTGAAGGACTCGCTGCCGCCGTTCGGCTCCGTGGACCCGAACACGAAGGAGTTCGTCGGGTACGACATCGACTTCGTCAAGTACATCGCCAAGAAACTGGGCGTGAAGGTGGAGTACAAGCCGGTCTCCTCCGCGAACCGGATGCCGATGCTGATGGAGTCGCGGATCGACCTGATCGCCGCGACGATGACGAAGAACCCGGAGCGGGCCAAGCAGATCGACTTCAGCTACACCTACTTCCTGACCGGCCAGAAGTTCCTGACGAAGAAGGGGACGGTCAAGAGCCTGAAGGACCTCGAGGGGCAGAAGATCGCGACGGCGAAGGGCTCCACCTCGGAGCAGAACGTGGCGAAGGCGGTTCCCTCCGCCACCGTCCTCTCCTTCGACGACTATCCGCAGGGGGTCCTCGCCCTGCAGCAGGGGAAGGCCATCGCGGTGACCACCGACGAGTCGATCCTGGCCGGCCAGCTCGGCAAGCTCGAGAAGAACCCCGCCACCAAGGGGCAGTACGAGATCCCGGAGTTCGCGATCTCGGAGGAGCCGTACGGCATCGGGATGCGGAAGGGCGACACGAACTTCGTGAAGTTCGTCAACGACACGATCCTCGAGATGGAGAAGAACGGCGAGGCGGCGAAGATCTTCGAGAAGTGGTTCGGCCCGAACTCGGACAGCCCGATCGCGCGGGGCAACTTCAAGATCACGGCGGACAAGCGCGGAACCGAGTAA
- a CDS encoding amino acid ABC transporter permease — protein MTYKFDWAIVTSGKYFDWIVSGFYVTIKLSAVSIALSFLLGLIIAIMRMSSFHPVRWFAHGYLEFFRNTPLLVQIFFWYFGSYKVLPAVANDWLARQDFEFAAAVIALTIYTSAFIAEDIRSGVRSIPKEQMEAARSSGFSYIRSMQYIILPQAVRLTIPPLINQFLNLMKNSSLAMTIGVAELMYQARQVESYTFKGFEAFSAATLVYVAISFTITGLMTLYDKTVLRPLKGR, from the coding sequence CTGACCTACAAGTTCGACTGGGCGATCGTCACCTCCGGGAAGTATTTCGATTGGATCGTTTCCGGATTCTACGTGACGATCAAGCTCTCGGCGGTGTCGATCGCCCTGTCGTTCCTGCTCGGGCTGATCATCGCGATCATGCGGATGAGCAGTTTCCATCCGGTGCGTTGGTTCGCCCACGGGTACCTCGAGTTCTTCCGCAACACCCCGCTGCTGGTCCAGATCTTCTTCTGGTACTTCGGCTCCTACAAGGTGCTCCCGGCGGTGGCGAACGACTGGCTGGCCCGGCAGGACTTCGAGTTCGCCGCCGCCGTGATCGCCCTGACGATCTACACCTCCGCCTTCATCGCGGAGGACATCCGGTCCGGGGTGCGCTCCATCCCGAAGGAGCAGATGGAGGCGGCGCGCAGCTCCGGCTTCTCCTACATCCGTTCGATGCAGTACATCATCCTGCCGCAGGCGGTGCGTCTCACCATCCCGCCGCTCATCAACCAGTTCCTGAACCTGATGAAGAACTCGTCGCTGGCGATGACGATCGGCGTCGCCGAACTGATGTACCAGGCGCGGCAGGTGGAGAGCTACACCTTCAAGGGGTTCGAGGCGTTTTCGGCGGCGACGCTGGTGTACGTCGCAATTTCCTTCACCATCACCGGGCTGATGACCCTCTACGACAAGACGGTCCTCCGGCCCCTCAAGGGGCGATGA
- a CDS encoding amino acid ABC transporter permease, with translation MIGGLDFSAVRDNLSYFFIGRYPKGTLGGVGLTLYLAAVSLALSFIGGLVLGLLSVSRNRLLRWGSMTVIQTIRGMPLLMVIFWMFFLLPAMLGGGMTAAWTIIVALTLFTSAYMSEIVRAGITGIPKGQTEAAISTGLSHGQAMFYIILPQALRNMIPSFVNQFVSMIKDTSLAFIVGVTELTQIATQINNRTMLFPTEIFLFIAVIYFIICFAFTELSRWLERRLAYRKSI, from the coding sequence GTGATCGGCGGGCTCGATTTTTCGGCCGTCCGGGACAATCTGTCCTACTTCTTCATCGGCCGGTACCCGAAGGGCACGCTCGGCGGCGTGGGGCTCACCCTGTACCTCGCCGCCGTCTCCCTCGCGCTCTCGTTCATCGGCGGGCTCGTACTGGGCCTGCTGAGCGTCTCCCGGAACCGGCTGCTCCGGTGGGGGTCCATGACCGTCATCCAGACGATCCGCGGGATGCCGCTGCTGATGGTCATCTTCTGGATGTTCTTCCTTCTGCCGGCGATGCTGGGGGGCGGGATGACCGCGGCGTGGACGATCATCGTCGCGCTTACCCTGTTCACCTCCGCCTACATGTCCGAGATCGTGCGCGCGGGGATCACCGGGATCCCGAAGGGGCAGACGGAGGCCGCGATCTCGACCGGGTTGTCCCACGGGCAGGCGATGTTCTACATCATCCTCCCGCAGGCGCTGCGGAACATGATCCCGTCCTTCGTCAACCAGTTCGTGTCGATGATCAAGGACACCTCGCTGGCGTTCATCGTGGGGGTGACGGAGCTCACCCAGATCGCCACCCAGATCAACAACCGGACGATGCTCTTTCCCACGGAGATCTTCCTGTTCATCGCCGTCATCTACTTCATCATCTGCTTCGCCTTCACGGAGCTGTCCCGGTGGCTGGAGCGCCGGCTGGCCTATCGCAAGTCGATCTGA
- a CDS encoding DUF4147 domain-containing protein gives MNPREKGRLLGAFRAAVDAVDPARLVASALRLEGDSVVLDAAGVRAAIPLSSLWKIHLVGAGKAGRAMGEAALAALGKRVAGGVIAVPRGAEGQSGPVRFAAAGHPVPDIYSLAAAREILSLLERAGEGDLVVALVSGGGSAMLSAPVAGISMEEKAETFRLLLRAGADIASFNTVRKHLSEVKGGLLARAAQPATVWALLLSDVPGDDPSVIASGPFSPDPTTFGDAIGILERYGIFYSVPSAVRRHLAEGAAGALPETPKPDDPAFLGTIATLVGTNRTAMDAAALRMARERDTGPTAIVLLPGFLHGEARECARSFCARLRNAAEALSPGHAVVMIAGGETTVNVHGDGKGGRNQEFALAAAGELAGEGEIAVLAAGTDGIDGPTDAAGAYADGTTVARASSLGLDPAAHLSRNDAYPFFEALGDLVVTGPTGTNVADLVIGWARKPSTPG, from the coding sequence ATGAACCCGCGAGAGAAAGGTCGGCTGCTCGGCGCTTTCCGCGCCGCGGTCGACGCCGTCGACCCGGCGCGCCTCGTAGCGTCCGCGCTTCGCCTGGAAGGGGATTCCGTCGTGCTCGACGCCGCGGGCGTCCGGGCGGCGATCCCCCTTTCGTCCCTGTGGAAGATCCACCTCGTCGGGGCCGGAAAGGCAGGCAGGGCGATGGGGGAGGCGGCTCTCGCGGCGCTGGGGAAACGCGTCGCAGGGGGGGTGATCGCCGTGCCGCGCGGCGCGGAAGGGCAGTCGGGCCCGGTGCGATTCGCGGCGGCCGGACACCCGGTCCCCGACATCTACAGCCTCGCGGCGGCGCGCGAGATCCTGTCGCTTCTGGAACGCGCCGGGGAAGGGGACCTGGTGGTCGCCCTCGTGTCGGGCGGCGGGTCCGCCATGCTCTCCGCGCCGGTCGCCGGGATCTCGATGGAAGAGAAGGCGGAAACCTTCCGTCTCCTCCTGCGGGCGGGCGCCGACATCGCGTCGTTCAACACGGTGCGCAAGCATCTCTCCGAAGTGAAGGGGGGACTGCTGGCACGGGCCGCGCAGCCCGCGACCGTCTGGGCGCTCCTTCTGTCGGATGTTCCCGGCGACGACCCGTCCGTGATCGCCTCCGGCCCTTTCTCTCCGGATCCCACGACGTTCGGGGACGCGATCGGGATCCTCGAGCGGTACGGCATCTTCTACTCGGTCCCATCCGCGGTGCGTCGACACCTTGCCGAAGGCGCGGCCGGCGCGCTCCCCGAGACCCCGAAACCGGACGATCCCGCGTTCCTCGGGACGATCGCAACGCTCGTCGGGACGAACCGGACGGCGATGGACGCGGCGGCGCTGCGGATGGCGCGGGAGCGGGACACGGGCCCCACCGCGATCGTCCTCCTGCCCGGCTTCCTTCACGGAGAGGCGAGGGAGTGCGCCCGTTCGTTCTGCGCCCGGTTGCGGAACGCCGCGGAGGCGCTATCTCCGGGACATGCGGTCGTGATGATCGCCGGCGGAGAGACGACGGTGAACGTCCACGGGGACGGCAAGGGAGGGCGGAACCAGGAGTTCGCCCTCGCCGCGGCGGGGGAACTGGCGGGCGAGGGAGAGATCGCCGTCCTGGCCGCGGGGACGGACGGGATCGACGGGCCCACCGACGCAGCGGGGGCGTACGCCGACGGAACCACCGTCGCACGCGCTTCGTCCCTCGGGCTCGACCCCGCCGCACACCTGTCCCGCAACGACGCCTACCCGTTCTTCGAGGCGTTGGGAGACCTGGTCGTCACCGGGCCGACGGGCACCAATGTCGCCGACCTGGTGATCGGTTGGGCCCGGAAACCTTCTACACCAGGATGA
- a CDS encoding lactate utilization protein, whose product MSGADRERLFLENAAIASAGIHSVPDTGELLAALRRVVATDSPVYCPGVTELEKAVAALFPVRAADYAAAAVTVEEVFGAVAETGTLVCSSEGGRAVQAGLLPSHHVAIVRRERIFETLDDLFAAVAGAPPTNLTLVTGPSRTADIELTLAIGVHGPERLDIILV is encoded by the coding sequence ATGAGCGGCGCGGACAGGGAGCGGCTCTTCCTCGAGAACGCAGCGATAGCGTCCGCCGGTATCCACTCCGTTCCGGACACGGGGGAGCTTCTCGCGGCGCTTCGACGGGTCGTCGCGACCGATTCCCCGGTCTATTGCCCCGGCGTGACGGAGCTGGAAAAGGCGGTCGCGGCCCTCTTCCCGGTCCGGGCGGCCGATTACGCGGCGGCGGCGGTGACGGTGGAGGAGGTGTTCGGCGCGGTGGCCGAGACCGGCACGCTCGTGTGCTCGAGCGAGGGGGGGAGGGCGGTACAGGCCGGCCTGCTGCCGTCGCACCACGTGGCGATCGTGCGGCGGGAGCGGATCTTCGAGACGCTGGACGACCTCTTCGCGGCGGTGGCGGGCGCTCCGCCCACGAACCTGACCCTGGTTACCGGACCCAGCCGTACGGCCGATATCGAGCTCACCCTGGCGATCGGCGTGCACGGCCCGGAGAGGCTCGACATCATCCTGGTGTAG
- a CDS encoding LutB/LldF family L-lactate oxidation iron-sulfur protein, protein MTHEQTSLAFRENSVRALKDSALRAAMKQAADTFGTKRADAFAPVADLEGLRDRASAIREEVLANLPMYVDRFAAAANRAGAVVHRANDAATAREIIRKILADRGARLIVKGKSMVSEEVDLNSHLEAAGMEVVETDLGEYIIQMEGETPSHIIVPAIHKNRRQVGKLFADRLGVPYSDDPQVLTKIARTALREKFLSADAGISGANFAAADTGSLVLFTNEGNGRMVTTVPPLHVAILSIEKMLPSLADLPAFIRLLPRSATGQPITSYVSVVTGPRKTGDATGAKELHIVLLDNGRTEILAGESRDILKCIRCGACMNVCPVYRTVGGHSYGWTYPGPMGLILTTLLTGMAKSHPLVDASTVCGACVEVCPVRVPLVDLILQLRRRKVREGFSDPATMRGMALFGKAAASPALFALGQRLAAAFWPVIRALGGKDVAGRMPAPAKTPLRRRLP, encoded by the coding sequence GTGACCCACGAACAGACGAGCCTGGCGTTCCGCGAAAACAGCGTGCGCGCGCTGAAAGACTCTGCCCTGCGGGCCGCGATGAAGCAGGCGGCCGACACGTTCGGGACGAAGCGCGCCGACGCGTTCGCCCCCGTGGCGGATCTCGAGGGGCTGCGGGACCGGGCCTCCGCGATCCGGGAGGAGGTGCTGGCGAACCTGCCGATGTACGTGGACCGGTTCGCCGCCGCCGCCAACCGCGCCGGGGCCGTCGTTCACCGGGCAAACGACGCGGCGACGGCGCGGGAGATCATCCGGAAGATCCTCGCCGACCGGGGGGCGCGCCTTATCGTGAAGGGGAAATCGATGGTCTCCGAGGAGGTGGACCTGAATTCCCACCTCGAGGCCGCCGGGATGGAGGTCGTGGAGACCGACCTCGGCGAATACATCATCCAGATGGAAGGCGAGACGCCCTCCCACATCATCGTCCCGGCGATCCACAAGAACCGGCGGCAGGTGGGGAAGCTCTTCGCGGACCGGCTCGGGGTGCCGTACTCCGACGATCCCCAGGTGCTGACGAAGATCGCCCGGACTGCGCTTCGGGAGAAGTTCCTCTCCGCCGACGCCGGGATCTCGGGGGCGAACTTCGCCGCCGCGGACACGGGGAGCCTCGTCCTGTTCACCAACGAGGGGAACGGGCGGATGGTGACGACGGTCCCCCCGCTCCACGTCGCCATCCTCTCCATCGAGAAGATGCTGCCGTCATTGGCGGATCTGCCCGCCTTCATCCGGCTGCTGCCGCGCTCCGCCACGGGCCAGCCGATCACGAGCTATGTCTCCGTCGTCACCGGTCCGCGGAAGACGGGGGACGCGACCGGGGCGAAGGAGCTGCACATCGTGCTGCTGGACAACGGCCGCACGGAGATCCTCGCCGGGGAGTCGCGCGACATCCTCAAGTGCATCCGGTGCGGCGCCTGCATGAACGTCTGCCCCGTCTACCGGACCGTTGGAGGGCACTCCTACGGGTGGACGTACCCCGGGCCGATGGGACTGATCCTGACGACCCTGCTCACGGGGATGGCGAAGTCGCATCCCCTCGTGGACGCGAGCACGGTCTGCGGCGCATGCGTCGAGGTGTGCCCGGTGCGCGTCCCCCTCGTCGACCTGATTCTTCAGCTTCGGCGGCGCAAGGTTCGGGAGGGGTTCTCGGACCCGGCTACGATGCGCGGGATGGCGTTGTTCGGCAAGGCTGCCGCGTCGCCCGCGCTCTTCGCCCTCGGACAGCGGCTCGCCGCCGCGTTCTGGCCGGTGATACGCGCTCTGGGCGGGAAAGACGTGGCGGGGAGGATGCCGGCGCCCGCGAAGACCCCGCTGCGCCGGAGGCTGCCATGA
- a CDS encoding (Fe-S)-binding protein, whose product MNVLLFGTCLVDTFFPEAGEATVRLLRRFGAEPVFPKGQTCCGQPAFNAGFDAAARAAAEHFLWEFDGNMPIVTPSGSCAAMVKHHYPQLFRDDPKRLAKAKRAGERIYELTQFLVHVAKAHEAGLRGKGTVTYHASCHLTRTLGVREEPMTLLSSLKGATFLPMPDAARCCGFGGTFMAKLPEISIALADEKAASIEATGADTVTGCDSGCLMNIADAVRRRGMKVRVAHIAQLLAEGL is encoded by the coding sequence ATGAACGTCCTGCTCTTCGGTACCTGCCTCGTCGACACCTTCTTCCCCGAGGCGGGGGAGGCGACGGTGCGGCTGCTGCGGCGGTTCGGGGCCGAGCCGGTCTTCCCGAAGGGGCAGACGTGCTGCGGACAGCCGGCGTTCAACGCCGGGTTCGATGCGGCGGCCCGCGCGGCGGCCGAGCATTTTCTCTGGGAGTTCGACGGCAACATGCCGATCGTCACCCCGTCGGGCTCCTGCGCGGCGATGGTCAAGCACCATTACCCCCAGCTGTTCCGCGACGATCCGAAACGGCTCGCGAAGGCGAAGCGGGCGGGGGAGCGGATCTACGAGCTGACGCAGTTCCTGGTCCACGTGGCGAAGGCGCACGAGGCGGGGCTGCGCGGGAAGGGAACGGTCACCTACCACGCATCGTGCCACCTGACCCGGACGCTGGGCGTCCGGGAGGAGCCGATGACGCTCCTGTCCTCGCTGAAAGGCGCGACCTTCCTCCCGATGCCCGACGCCGCCCGCTGCTGCGGCTTCGGCGGGACGTTCATGGCGAAGCTGCCGGAGATCTCCATCGCGCTGGCGGACGAGAAGGCCGCTTCCATCGAGGCGACGGGGGCCGACACGGTGACGGGGTGCGATTCGGGCTGCCTCATGAACATCGCGGACGCGGTGCGGCGGCGGGGGATGAAGGTCCGGGTCGCCCACATCGCGCAGCTGCTGGCGGAGGGACTGTGA
- a CDS encoding TIGR01777 family oxidoreductase — translation MRVAVSGSTGLVGSEVVTVLSGGGHEVVRLVRRVPSPGEKAVQWDPVTREVDAAGLENLDAAVHLAGENIASGRWNAARKAAIRDSRVNGTRFLCDALAGLARPPKTLVCASAVGYYGDRGEERLTEESPPGTGFLAEVCREWEAASAPAARKGIRVVALRIGMVLSPKGGALARMLPLFRLGLGGVIGGGRQYVSWVALDDLPHIILHALQCGDLRGPVNAVAPRPVTNREFTETLGTVLSRPTPLPVPAFALRLAVGGEMADALLLASARVIPRRLEETGYRFRFAELSAALRHLLGKGGTP, via the coding sequence ATGCGCGTCGCCGTTTCCGGTTCGACGGGGCTCGTGGGTTCCGAGGTGGTGACCGTTCTTTCCGGCGGGGGACATGAAGTTGTCCGCCTGGTTCGACGTGTGCCCTCCCCAGGGGAAAAGGCGGTGCAATGGGACCCGGTAACGCGGGAGGTTGATGCGGCGGGGCTCGAGAACCTCGACGCAGCAGTCCACCTGGCGGGGGAGAACATCGCGTCCGGACGGTGGAACGCCGCCCGGAAGGCCGCCATCCGCGACAGCCGTGTGAACGGGACGCGCTTCCTCTGCGACGCCCTCGCGGGGCTCGCCCGGCCGCCGAAGACGCTCGTGTGCGCCTCCGCGGTCGGCTATTACGGAGACCGGGGAGAGGAACGGTTGACCGAGGAGAGTCCTCCCGGCACGGGATTTCTCGCCGAGGTCTGCCGGGAGTGGGAGGCGGCCTCCGCGCCGGCCGCGCGGAAGGGGATCCGCGTCGTGGCATTGCGGATCGGGATGGTCCTCTCACCGAAGGGGGGAGCGCTCGCGCGGATGCTCCCGCTGTTCAGGCTGGGGCTCGGGGGCGTGATCGGCGGCGGGCGTCAGTACGTCAGCTGGGTCGCCCTCGACGACCTTCCGCACATCATCCTCCACGCGTTGCAGTGCGGCGACCTTCGCGGCCCGGTAAACGCCGTCGCGCCGCGCCCGGTCACCAACCGGGAGTTTACCGAGACGCTCGGAACGGTCTTGTCGCGCCCTACGCCGCTTCCCGTCCCGGCCTTCGCCCTCCGCCTCGCGGTCGGTGGCGAGATGGCGGACGCCCTGCTGTTGGCGAGCGCGCGCGTGATCCCGCGCCGCCTCGAGGAGACCGGCTACCGATTCCGCTTCGCGGAGCTTTCCGCCGCGTTGCGCCACCTGCTCGGAAAAGGGGGAACGCCATGA
- a CDS encoding PQQ-dependent sugar dehydrogenase has translation MRFGVSDAGGPIETGAVFSGQAGGARIRAGFRSLIAVLAFLVLAGCGGSSSTAPPPPPGPAPGAAPVLSVTPGSLAFTGQAGDANPASQTMSVTNAGGGTLPWAASGNAPWLSATPSSGVAPSTVSVSVDISGLAAGTYNGTVTITSAGASGSPNGIPVSLTVTAPPPGPFPQISLAVVAGGFASPVHVTHAGDGSGRIFVVEQAGRIRILDNGAVLPVPFLDLASLIPPRLVAGGEQGLLSVAFPPGFAAKRYFYVNYTRAPDGATVVARYRVSAGDANVADPASEEVILTIPQPFVNHNGGQLAFGPDGYLYIGTGDGGSGGDPLGNGQNPGAFLGKLLRIDVESGAAPYGVPAGNPFVANANFLPEIWALGVRNPWRFSFDRGTGDLYIGDVGQGNFEEIDFQPAGSAGGQNYGWNLMEGDSCYPFGTVGCNRTGLALPVFVYDHGLGCSVTGGHVYRGSAFPSLQGVYLFGDLCSGRIWGIRKNGVAWDNAVLADNTGLTITTFGEDEAGNVYVVNYANGDLLKILSP, from the coding sequence ATGCGATTCGGCGTTTCCGACGCCGGTGGGCCGATCGAGACCGGGGCGGTTTTCTCCGGGCAGGCAGGGGGAGCGCGCATCCGGGCCGGATTCCGGAGCCTGATCGCCGTCCTGGCGTTCCTGGTCCTCGCAGGATGCGGCGGAAGTTCCTCCACCGCTCCGCCCCCTCCCCCTGGACCCGCTCCCGGAGCCGCTCCCGTGTTGTCGGTGACGCCGGGGAGCCTCGCGTTCACGGGCCAGGCGGGAGACGCCAACCCTGCTTCCCAGACGATGTCGGTGACGAACGCGGGCGGCGGGACGCTTCCCTGGGCGGCGTCCGGCAACGCGCCCTGGCTCTCGGCGACCCCGTCGAGCGGCGTCGCCCCGTCCACGGTGTCGGTGAGCGTGGACATCTCCGGGTTGGCGGCGGGGACGTACAACGGGACGGTCACGATCACCTCGGCGGGCGCTTCCGGCTCACCGAACGGCATCCCGGTTTCCCTCACGGTCACCGCCCCTCCCCCCGGGCCATTTCCGCAGATCTCCCTGGCCGTGGTGGCGGGCGGCTTCGCGTCGCCGGTCCACGTCACCCATGCCGGGGACGGGAGCGGCCGGATCTTCGTCGTGGAGCAGGCGGGGCGGATCCGGATCCTCGACAACGGAGCGGTGCTCCCGGTCCCCTTCCTTGACCTCGCGTCCCTGATTCCTCCCCGCCTTGTCGCGGGCGGCGAGCAGGGCCTCCTGAGCGTGGCCTTCCCCCCCGGGTTCGCGGCGAAAAGGTATTTCTACGTGAATTACACCAGGGCCCCGGACGGCGCGACGGTGGTCGCCCGCTACCGCGTCTCCGCCGGCGACGCGAACGTGGCCGATCCCGCGAGCGAGGAAGTGATCCTGACCATCCCCCAGCCGTTTGTGAACCACAACGGGGGACAGCTCGCCTTCGGTCCCGACGGGTACCTCTATATCGGGACCGGGGATGGCGGTTCGGGCGGGGACCCCCTGGGAAACGGTCAGAACCCCGGTGCTTTCTTGGGAAAACTCCTCCGCATCGACGTGGAATCCGGGGCGGCTCCTTACGGCGTCCCCGCGGGCAATCCGTTCGTGGCCAACGCCAATTTCCTTCCGGAGATCTGGGCGCTGGGGGTGCGGAACCCGTGGCGGTTCTCCTTCGACCGCGGGACGGGGGACCTCTATATCGGCGACGTGGGGCAAGGGAACTTCGAGGAGATCGACTTCCAGCCGGCCGGAAGCGCGGGTGGGCAGAACTACGGCTGGAACCTCATGGAGGGCGACAGCTGCTACCCCTTCGGGACGGTCGGCTGCAACCGCACCGGGCTTGCCCTCCCGGTCTTCGTATACGACCACGGGCTCGGGTGCTCCGTGACCGGCGGCCATGTGTACCGCGGATCGGCGTTCCCCTCCCTGCAGGGGGTGTATCTCTTCGGGGACCTTTGCAGCGGCCGGATCTGGGGGATCCGGAAGAACGGCGTTGCCTGGGACAACGCGGTGCTTGCGGACAACACGGGGTTGACCATCACCACCTTCGGCGAAGACGAGGCGGGAAACGTGTACGTGGTGAATTACGCGAACGGCGACCTCCTGAAGATCCTTTCCCCGTGA
- a CDS encoding DNA photolyase family protein: MGSIPPATVVWFRRDLRLSDNPALEAAVARGGAVVAAWVHAPGEEGDSAPGAAARVFLHDALQSLAESLEARGSRLVLRRGPTIKALIDLARETGADAVYANKVWEPPLLARDAKAVAALRANGLDARLFDDGLLFPPDAMKTTAGGPFRVFTPFWRRCHASPGHERPRPAPSRIPSPGTPPPSRSLPELRLRPSAPRDGGIRAAWPAGEKAGGDRLSGFLDNAMASYPHDRDRPDRDGTSRLSPYLHFGCVGARQVWHAVQSRAGADSAPGAARGGEAFLRQLAWREFAHHLLFHFPATVHAPLREEYAAFPWRDDPAALAAWKEGRTGYPLVDAGMRQLRKTGWLHNRVRMVVASFLVKDLLLPWRMGAAWFFDTLVDADLANNTFGWQWVAGSGADASPFFRVFNPTLQGGKFDPRGDYVRTWVPELGLLPDRWIHRPCEAPAAVLSSAGVVPGKTYPRPIVDHAAARLRALAAMPRRNP, translated from the coding sequence ATGGGAAGTATACCTCCTGCGACCGTCGTCTGGTTCCGGCGGGACCTGCGTCTTTCGGACAACCCGGCGCTCGAGGCGGCGGTCGCGCGCGGGGGGGCGGTCGTCGCCGCGTGGGTTCACGCCCCGGGGGAGGAAGGGGATTCCGCCCCGGGCGCCGCCGCGCGCGTCTTCCTCCACGACGCCCTTCAGTCTCTTGCGGAGTCGCTCGAAGCCCGGGGGAGCCGTCTCGTCCTTCGGCGGGGCCCCACCATCAAGGCGCTGATCGACCTCGCCCGCGAGACGGGAGCGGACGCGGTCTACGCCAACAAGGTGTGGGAGCCGCCGCTCCTCGCCCGGGACGCGAAGGCGGTCGCGGCGCTGCGGGCCAACGGCCTCGACGCGCGCCTGTTCGACGACGGCCTCCTCTTCCCGCCCGACGCGATGAAGACGACCGCCGGCGGGCCGTTCCGGGTCTTCACGCCGTTCTGGCGACGGTGCCACGCTTCCCCGGGCCACGAAAGGCCGCGGCCCGCGCCGTCGCGGATTCCGTCCCCGGGGACGCCTCCTCCTTCCAGGTCGCTGCCGGAACTCCGGCTCCGCCCTTCCGCGCCCCGGGACGGCGGGATCCGCGCCGCCTGGCCGGCGGGCGAGAAGGCGGGGGGGGATCGCCTTTCCGGGTTTCTGGACAACGCGATGGCCTCCTACCCGCACGACCGCGACCGGCCGGACCGGGACGGGACGTCCCGGCTCTCACCGTACCTGCACTTCGGATGCGTCGGCGCGCGCCAGGTGTGGCACGCGGTCCAGTCGCGCGCGGGGGCGGACAGCGCGCCGGGGGCCGCGCGCGGCGGGGAGGCGTTTCTCCGCCAGCTGGCGTGGCGTGAATTCGCCCATCACCTCCTGTTCCACTTCCCTGCGACCGTCCACGCGCCGTTGCGCGAGGAGTACGCCGCCTTCCCCTGGAGGGACGACCCCGCCGCCCTCGCCGCGTGGAAAGAGGGACGCACCGGCTACCCGCTGGTGGACGCGGGGATGCGGCAGCTCCGGAAGACCGGGTGGCTCCACAACCGTGTCCGGATGGTGGTCGCTTCGTTCCTGGTGAAGGACCTGCTCCTCCCGTGGCGCATGGGAGCCGCCTGGTTCTTCGACACCCTGGTGGACGCCGACCTCGCGAACAACACCTTCGGCTGGCAGTGGGTCGCCGGATCCGGCGCGGACGCCTCGCCGTTTTTCCGCGTCTTCAACCCGACGCTGCAGGGGGGAAAGTTCGATCCCCGGGGCGACTACGTCCGGACGTGGGTGCCCGAACTCGGTCTGCTGCCGGACCGGTGGATCCATCGGCCCTGCGAAGCGCCCGCCGCCGTGCTGTCTTCGGCGGGGGTGGTGCCGGGGAAGACGTATCCCCGGCCGATCGTCGACCACGCCGCCGCCCGGCTCCGCGCCCTCGCCGCGATGCCGCGCCGGAATCCCTGA